The Arcanobacterium pinnipediorum genome includes a region encoding these proteins:
- a CDS encoding glycosyltransferase family 2 protein codes for MPENEPVGIHVVTITYNPGPELDAMVASLRYAGIRGADNRLVKISLTIVDNGSDTERVDALVGEYATEFSARVIRPGRNLGYGRAANLGLRDISEPWVCVANPDTVFQPEALVELVAAGQRWPKAGIFGPRLLERDGSVYPSARALPSLATGIGHAVFSHLWPENPWTKEYHGHTETEHVTGWLSGACLLIRTSAWRELRGFDPRYFMFFEDVDLGRRAGEAGIQSVYVPAASVFHEQGASWKARPVKMIRAHHNSAKQYLATAYSGAAYAPVRGLLGLGLDIRGWWLTRGRQ; via the coding sequence ATGCCTGAAAATGAACCCGTGGGCATCCACGTCGTCACAATTACATACAATCCAGGGCCAGAGCTCGATGCCATGGTAGCTTCACTACGATACGCTGGCATCCGCGGCGCAGATAACCGCCTCGTGAAAATCTCGCTAACAATCGTTGATAACGGCAGTGACACCGAGCGAGTCGATGCTCTAGTAGGAGAATATGCAACGGAATTTTCTGCACGAGTTATCCGCCCCGGACGAAACTTAGGCTATGGCAGAGCCGCAAACCTAGGATTGCGTGACATCAGCGAACCGTGGGTATGCGTGGCAAACCCGGATACTGTTTTCCAGCCAGAAGCTCTCGTTGAATTAGTTGCCGCCGGCCAGCGTTGGCCCAAGGCAGGAATTTTTGGCCCAAGATTATTAGAACGTGACGGGAGCGTCTACCCCTCAGCGCGCGCTCTTCCCAGCCTAGCTACCGGAATAGGACACGCTGTTTTTAGTCACTTGTGGCCAGAAAACCCGTGGACGAAAGAATATCATGGGCACACTGAAACAGAACATGTTACCGGCTGGCTTTCGGGGGCGTGCCTATTGATCCGAACATCGGCATGGCGTGAACTTCGCGGATTTGATCCACGGTACTTCATGTTTTTCGAAGATGTTGATTTAGGCCGGCGTGCCGGAGAAGCTGGGATTCAAAGCGTCTATGTTCCTGCAGCCTCTGTTTTCCATGAGCAAGGCGCATCCTGGAAGGCCCGCCCAGTCAAAATGATTAGAGCTCACCATAATTCTGCAAAGCAATATCTTGCTACGGCCTACTCTGGAGCTGCCTATGCTCCGGTGCGTGGCCTATTGGGATTAGGTTTGGATATTCGAGGATGGTGGCTAACCCGCGGCAGGCAATAG
- the rfbB gene encoding dTDP-glucose 4,6-dehydratase: MKVLVTGGAGFIGANFVRQTVETMPDADVVVLDKLTYAGNPASIAGLERVTLIEGDIADRDTVDSLVKDADVVVNFAAESHNDNSLNDPSPFIRSNIVGTFELLEAVRRHGTRFHHISTDEVYGDLEIGEPRRFQPGDPYVPSSPYSSSKAASDHLVRAWVRSFGIEATISNCSNNYGPYQHVEKFIPRTVTNLMDGIRPRIYGTGEQIRDWIHVRDHNAAVWAIINKGRLGETYLIGADGELNNLQVTQMILEEFGRPADDFDHVNDRPGHDQRYAIDNSKLVEETGWQPVFQNFADGLHDTIEWYKAHEAWWRPAKDAVEAKYAKNGQ, translated from the coding sequence ATGAAAGTACTTGTCACCGGCGGAGCCGGCTTTATTGGAGCAAATTTTGTTCGCCAAACCGTTGAGACGATGCCTGATGCCGACGTCGTCGTTCTCGATAAGCTCACCTACGCCGGAAACCCAGCCTCAATTGCCGGGCTAGAACGCGTTACATTGATCGAAGGCGATATTGCAGATCGCGATACCGTTGATTCGTTGGTCAAAGATGCCGATGTGGTGGTCAATTTCGCCGCCGAGTCCCACAACGATAACTCCCTCAACGATCCATCGCCATTTATTCGCTCAAACATTGTAGGTACGTTCGAACTCCTTGAAGCAGTACGCCGCCACGGCACCCGCTTCCACCACATTTCTACCGACGAAGTCTACGGCGATCTGGAAATCGGTGAACCGCGCCGCTTCCAACCCGGTGACCCCTACGTACCATCCAGCCCCTACTCTTCATCTAAAGCAGCCTCCGATCACCTGGTTCGTGCCTGGGTACGCTCGTTTGGCATCGAAGCTACCATCTCAAACTGTTCAAATAATTACGGCCCATACCAGCACGTGGAAAAGTTCATCCCACGAACCGTCACTAATCTGATGGACGGTATCCGGCCGCGCATTTACGGCACCGGTGAACAGATCCGCGACTGGATCCACGTCCGCGACCATAACGCAGCCGTCTGGGCTATCATCAATAAAGGCCGGTTGGGTGAAACCTATCTTATTGGTGCTGATGGTGAGCTTAACAACCTCCAAGTTACCCAGATGATCTTGGAAGAGTTTGGCCGCCCAGCCGACGACTTCGATCATGTTAATGACCGGCCAGGCCACGATCAACGCTACGCCATCGATAACTCCAAGCTCGTTGAAGAAACCGGCTGGCAACCGGTATTCCAAAACTTTGCTGACGGCCTGCATGACACCATCGAATGGTATAAGGCACATGAAGCCTGGTGGCGCCCAGCAAAAGATGCGGTTGAAGCTAAGTACGCTAAGAACGGTCAGTAG
- a CDS encoding ABC transporter permease, whose amino-acid sequence MKADDMSSESYSRSEIDPTDERVVDVHEMKAPSQEIRPKMPLNRQWNLVANFAGRDLKAKFNGTLLGWVWSLVVPMSTLLIYSVVFSVVFRIQPPQLGNGNDGIFALWLFAGLILWSFFSSSINGGMNALTSSGGLLSKIYFPAYAPVLGSGLAVGVQSLIEVGILLGAFVIVGNIGWTWLLSPFVLMLFVIFTQALAVVLSILNIFARDLAHLINVALQLLFYMTPIIYTPALLPETWRGLPLRDIIEFSPLAKFVTLFRSTIYDLTTGTIMQWVSVVLWTLAAYALAVWVTKKRGGDLAEQI is encoded by the coding sequence ATGAAAGCAGATGATATGAGTAGTGAAAGCTATTCACGATCCGAGATTGACCCGACTGACGAGCGGGTTGTTGACGTGCACGAAATGAAGGCTCCTTCGCAGGAAATCCGGCCAAAAATGCCTCTAAACCGGCAGTGGAACTTGGTAGCGAATTTCGCTGGTCGTGATCTTAAAGCGAAATTCAATGGAACCTTACTCGGTTGGGTTTGGTCCCTCGTCGTCCCAATGTCCACGTTGCTCATTTATTCGGTTGTTTTTTCCGTTGTTTTCCGTATTCAACCACCCCAGCTCGGCAACGGCAACGATGGAATCTTCGCACTGTGGTTATTCGCTGGTTTGATTCTCTGGTCGTTTTTCTCTTCGTCGATCAATGGTGGAATGAATGCGTTGACATCATCTGGTGGACTGCTTTCAAAGATTTACTTTCCGGCATACGCGCCGGTGTTAGGTTCCGGGTTAGCGGTAGGTGTTCAATCTCTAATCGAAGTCGGCATTCTTCTGGGCGCCTTTGTTATTGTGGGTAATATCGGTTGGACGTGGCTGTTATCCCCCTTCGTCTTGATGCTGTTTGTTATTTTCACCCAAGCACTGGCGGTTGTGCTTTCTATTCTCAATATTTTCGCACGGGACTTAGCGCATTTGATCAATGTTGCCTTGCAGTTACTGTTTTACATGACTCCGATTATCTACACCCCTGCCTTGCTTCCAGAAACTTGGCGCGGGCTTCCCTTGCGTGACATTATCGAATTTAGTCCGCTTGCAAAATTCGTAACTTTATTCCGCAGTACCATTTATGATTTGACGACGGGGACTATCATGCAATGGGTGTCGGTTGTTTTGTGGACGCTGGCAGCGTACGCATTGGCAGTGTGGGTTACGAAGAAACGCGGCGGGGATTTAGCGGAGCAAATCTAA
- a CDS encoding copper homeostasis protein CutC produces MLEVIALDARDALAAVAGGADRLELVGTMDQDGLSATVEQVEQIRAVSDIPIRAMLRDRDGFTPQNKEQLRRSARELVAAGVQALVVGWVRDGHFDTETLVEVVREVPEVELTIHRAIDHVADYGRGWQKILQVEQVTSVLTAGSAAGVEVGMDNILTQAANPRIADLMMIGGGLRLEHIDRLKAAGIRKFHVGSPVRGGSFNNPVDPDLVRVWVEATR; encoded by the coding sequence ATGCTCGAAGTTATTGCGCTTGATGCCCGTGATGCGCTCGCGGCCGTAGCAGGTGGCGCAGATCGGCTCGAACTTGTAGGGACTATGGATCAAGATGGTTTGTCGGCAACAGTCGAACAGGTCGAACAGATCCGCGCCGTGAGCGATATTCCGATTCGAGCTATGTTGCGCGATCGCGATGGATTTACTCCCCAGAATAAGGAACAGTTGCGTCGCAGCGCACGCGAGCTTGTTGCTGCCGGAGTGCAGGCGCTTGTTGTGGGATGGGTGCGCGATGGGCACTTCGATACCGAAACTTTAGTCGAGGTGGTCCGCGAGGTACCTGAGGTTGAACTCACGATTCATCGAGCGATCGATCATGTTGCCGATTATGGTCGTGGATGGCAGAAAATCTTGCAGGTGGAGCAGGTGACGAGTGTTTTGACAGCTGGGTCGGCTGCCGGGGTGGAAGTGGGGATGGACAACATCTTGACTCAAGCTGCCAATCCGCGCATTGCTGATTTGATGATGATCGGTGGCGGGCTACGCCTTGAACATATTGATCGGCTCAAAGCAGCTGGTATCCGAAAGTTCCATGTTGGTTCTCCGGTACGTGGTGGTAGCTTTAATAATCCGGTTGATCCTGACCTCGTACGCGTATGGGTTGAGGCAACTCGATAA
- a CDS encoding glycerophosphodiester phosphodiesterase family protein: MKHTLLEREVIAHRGLNRRAPENTLSAFRLAAQSGCRWIETDVDVMGDGTAIIIHDTRLDRTTNRSGYFYDLQASDLPIDAGSWFSAQYAHEPLPTLHELVDLMNETGLNANIELKSNERGKEMSMQLIDNTLAELDRLDPQREVIISSFNHLLLHHVHEKRPDLPIGALFTKDNLWPDWRSILELVGATYIHPDQAQLQPEYIAAFREAGYGVNVWTVNDKARANELFNWGATAIFTDIADEFI; encoded by the coding sequence ATGAAACATACATTGCTAGAACGTGAAGTTATTGCGCATCGCGGACTCAACCGCCGAGCTCCAGAAAATACGCTTTCGGCTTTTCGGTTGGCGGCACAAAGTGGATGCCGATGGATCGAAACTGATGTAGACGTTATGGGTGATGGTACTGCGATCATTATCCATGATACGCGCCTAGATCGGACCACCAACCGGTCAGGCTATTTCTATGATCTGCAGGCTTCAGATTTACCTATCGATGCAGGTTCGTGGTTTTCGGCCCAATACGCCCACGAGCCACTGCCGACCTTGCATGAGCTCGTAGATCTGATGAATGAGACCGGACTCAACGCAAATATCGAGCTTAAATCCAATGAACGTGGCAAAGAAATGTCGATGCAGCTTATCGATAACACGTTGGCGGAGTTAGATCGGTTAGATCCGCAGCGCGAAGTGATTATCTCCTCTTTTAATCATCTATTGCTTCATCATGTCCACGAAAAGCGGCCTGATCTTCCGATCGGCGCTTTGTTTACCAAGGATAACTTGTGGCCAGATTGGCGCTCGATCCTTGAGCTGGTAGGAGCTACCTATATTCATCCTGATCAAGCACAGTTGCAGCCAGAATACATTGCGGCGTTCCGCGAAGCCGGATATGGAGTCAATGTCTGGACTGTGAATGATAAAGCCCGAGCAAATGAGCTTTTCAACTGGGGAGCAACTGCCATTTTCACTGATATTGCTGACGAATTCATATAA
- a CDS encoding rhamnan synthesis F family protein — protein sequence MANYWSDSRGTDDAPMIESMHKILSLWDRIDPRRTKRPLVLASDPDLRIETGDIEGLLAADKVAIVAGYSPSIKQSKSTYTYLQELARAGFGVFYINVCDDPRPLEFDGELDSRIVIGRRENRGYDFGTWAVALARFPQLGNKPFVLLTNDSLAGPFTSIQPMLERACYEGRADVVAATMSSQVKPHLQSYFMMFRGGILAESALSLFFSRVRVEKSKEDVVLHNELELRDVLTQLGYSYDVLFHPGQLSLAQENPTLYRWRELFEAGWPFVKKTIISDPSTAPNGEAVAEVVKETFDTDINGWM from the coding sequence GTGGCGAATTACTGGTCCGATTCGCGTGGTACGGATGATGCTCCGATGATTGAATCGATGCATAAAATTTTATCTTTGTGGGATCGGATAGATCCAAGGCGAACCAAACGTCCGCTGGTTTTAGCGTCAGATCCAGATCTGCGTATCGAAACTGGTGATATTGAAGGTCTCCTCGCAGCAGATAAAGTTGCTATTGTTGCAGGCTATTCGCCGTCGATAAAACAATCAAAATCAACCTACACGTATTTACAGGAATTAGCGCGCGCCGGTTTTGGTGTTTTTTATATTAATGTGTGTGACGATCCCCGGCCGCTAGAATTCGATGGCGAGTTAGATTCTCGCATTGTTATTGGACGTCGCGAGAATCGAGGCTATGATTTTGGAACCTGGGCAGTCGCACTTGCCCGATTCCCGCAACTTGGCAATAAACCTTTTGTTTTGTTAACTAATGATTCTCTAGCCGGACCGTTTACCTCGATTCAGCCCATGCTAGAACGGGCATGCTATGAGGGTAGAGCAGATGTTGTTGCTGCCACGATGTCTTCTCAGGTGAAGCCACATTTGCAAAGTTATTTCATGATGTTTCGCGGTGGCATTCTTGCTGAGAGTGCTCTTAGCCTTTTCTTTTCCCGGGTGCGAGTCGAGAAATCTAAGGAAGATGTTGTTTTACATAACGAGTTAGAGCTGCGTGATGTCTTGACGCAACTCGGCTATTCCTATGACGTACTCTTTCATCCTGGGCAGCTATCTTTAGCGCAGGAAAATCCCACACTTTACCGGTGGCGAGAGTTGTTTGAGGCCGGTTGGCCGTTTGTGAAGAAAACAATTATCTCCGATCCATCAACTGCCCCAAATGGTGAGGCTGTGGCTGAAGTTGTGAAAGAAACTTTCGATACTGACATAAACGGGTGGATGTAA
- a CDS encoding DUF6287 domain-containing protein yields the protein MMSQQSENFSSENHLTGTSRNKIIWYVLGAFILLVTLGVLLAALGVGSFLVNRDSSSTNEDKAITTPAGITDQNSDKNSDTSNSRSELAMNIDQILEGNYDSIEGTWLNMSGDRLTIKDDRIEWSTSAGNIEINKLVLSTPASREKFEASVSTSKKSGRIYWDATGKDNFAIGYSLSFYPAGEKIEENANLAIEAMDKGNRIVALPGNAPGRFWDMDSDISPYVFFHTSESDLLKAAKESQPVAGAKTVNHNPDCVPPSPHAHECAGGSAPSNAERVPVVFSDSGLSIGGLATPSKNIFCDFTHFEGQESQLECVVQTWYEPGLFSPQPVMPRDPNLPGLPSVQFKDGQIPQYDGYRSEAPMSLNAHNGVAGLNPPLILDYGKQAVFDDWVCASAKTGLSCWNTTTGHGATIAREFFETF from the coding sequence ATGATGTCACAACAATCGGAGAATTTTAGTTCTGAAAATCACCTAACCGGAACTTCACGTAATAAAATCATCTGGTATGTTTTGGGAGCTTTCATCCTCTTAGTTACACTTGGCGTCCTCCTGGCGGCTCTTGGCGTCGGCTCGTTTTTAGTGAATCGCGATTCTTCGTCTACTAACGAGGATAAGGCGATTACTACACCGGCAGGTATCACCGATCAAAATTCAGACAAAAACTCAGATACCTCGAACTCTCGTTCAGAGCTTGCCATGAATATCGATCAGATCCTTGAAGGTAACTACGACTCCATCGAAGGTACGTGGCTGAACATGAGTGGAGATCGCCTCACCATTAAAGACGATCGCATCGAGTGGAGCACGAGTGCGGGAAACATCGAGATCAACAAGCTCGTTTTATCAACCCCGGCTTCGCGCGAAAAATTCGAGGCTTCGGTTTCCACATCTAAGAAATCCGGTCGCATCTACTGGGATGCAACCGGCAAAGACAACTTCGCTATTGGATATTCACTGAGTTTTTATCCTGCCGGAGAAAAGATTGAAGAAAACGCTAACCTCGCCATCGAAGCGATGGACAAGGGCAATCGGATCGTGGCGTTGCCCGGTAACGCACCGGGGAGATTCTGGGATATGGATTCTGATATTTCCCCTTACGTTTTCTTTCACACAAGTGAATCTGATCTGCTCAAAGCTGCCAAGGAATCACAGCCTGTAGCAGGAGCAAAGACTGTCAACCATAATCCAGATTGCGTCCCGCCATCACCTCACGCCCACGAATGTGCCGGCGGTAGTGCGCCGTCTAACGCAGAGCGGGTACCAGTTGTCTTTTCCGATTCAGGTTTGAGTATCGGCGGCCTAGCTACTCCGTCAAAAAATATATTCTGCGATTTCACGCATTTTGAGGGGCAAGAAAGCCAGCTAGAGTGCGTGGTACAGACCTGGTATGAGCCCGGACTTTTCTCTCCGCAACCAGTCATGCCACGTGACCCGAATCTTCCCGGACTTCCGTCAGTTCAATTCAAAGACGGGCAAATCCCGCAATATGATGGATATCGATCAGAAGCTCCTATGTCACTTAATGCACATAATGGCGTAGCCGGCCTAAACCCGCCACTTATTCTCGATTACGGCAAACAAGCTGTCTTTGATGATTGGGTATGTGCCTCAGCGAAAACTGGTCTATCGTGCTGGAACACAACAACTGGCCACGGGGCAACGATCGCTCGCGAATTCTTCGAAACGTTCTAA
- a CDS encoding glycoside hydrolase family 99-like domain-containing protein, whose amino-acid sequence MRKITKAGAKRRLLEYQMRGRQMLAQAIETGELPRRNRNILPSDFTRWVGRFDGRRNQGFPDVWRTNHLLPFENPAKVGVVIHVYYRELLDEIVLHLKNIPVEFDVIITNASGENIDEASIKNELDNLINIAVLEVDNHGRDILPLIHVVNAGFVDPYELIFKVHTKKSQWRANHESLGGDGESWKKELLSGLLGSRDQVAKILDFFAANPHAGMMTVEGNIVGAEHWGGDKKLVTELLKRLEMNLEAPDELQFPAGSIYVARGFVVQGLRALCMSAEDFEVEAGQIDGTAAHAIERMMGILTLEAGLELADTSALDAEVKQGWMRFAHNAPRSARATAIPFYLPQFHPNTENDRWWGTGFTEWTNVTAAAPVFLGHHQPRHPADLGFYDLRLDEVRQQQQDLAQAHAIAGFMYYYYWFSGQRLLNLPIEKLKDSEVNTPFCFMWANENWTRSWDGRHSDILVGQDYSTVPAELFIEDIMEFLLDERYIRVDGKAVIAVYRPAQMDNFADVVHTWRRRARQAGVGELMVLAVEVSQQFDGVGDNWRQLGLDGTLMFPPHNLTWEGAALHKYRPDRRFKGRLLSYRGIVRQAIRKIWTLDSEQYPGVMVTFDNTARRQWKSDIWWGSNPYTFHRWLLASVDSVMDRDPEHRIVFINAWNEWAEGAVLEPTARHGKTYLQAVRNVMWS is encoded by the coding sequence ATGAGAAAAATTACGAAAGCTGGAGCTAAACGTCGTCTGCTGGAATATCAGATGCGCGGACGCCAAATGTTGGCGCAAGCTATTGAAACGGGTGAGCTTCCACGACGCAATCGAAATATTTTGCCTTCAGATTTTACGCGCTGGGTAGGACGATTCGATGGACGACGAAACCAGGGTTTCCCTGATGTTTGGCGAACGAATCACCTGTTGCCGTTTGAGAATCCAGCTAAAGTCGGTGTGGTGATCCACGTTTATTATCGTGAACTACTCGATGAGATTGTGCTACATCTGAAAAACATCCCGGTTGAGTTCGACGTCATTATTACTAATGCTTCTGGCGAAAATATCGACGAAGCATCAATTAAAAACGAACTTGACAATCTGATCAACATTGCTGTTTTGGAAGTTGATAATCACGGTCGAGATATTCTACCGTTGATCCACGTCGTCAATGCTGGCTTTGTTGATCCGTATGAATTAATTTTTAAGGTCCATACGAAGAAGAGTCAGTGGCGAGCTAATCATGAATCTTTGGGCGGAGACGGGGAGTCATGGAAGAAAGAGCTACTTTCTGGGCTTCTTGGATCGCGTGATCAAGTAGCGAAGATCTTAGATTTCTTTGCAGCTAATCCGCACGCTGGAATGATGACTGTGGAAGGTAACATTGTTGGTGCCGAGCATTGGGGTGGCGATAAGAAACTCGTCACAGAACTGCTAAAACGCCTCGAGATGAATCTCGAAGCTCCAGATGAGTTACAGTTCCCGGCCGGATCGATATATGTGGCGCGCGGTTTCGTGGTTCAAGGACTGCGTGCGCTGTGCATGAGTGCTGAAGACTTTGAAGTTGAAGCCGGGCAAATTGATGGCACCGCCGCTCATGCGATTGAACGCATGATGGGAATCTTGACTCTCGAAGCTGGACTAGAGCTTGCGGATACATCGGCCTTAGATGCTGAGGTAAAACAGGGGTGGATGCGATTTGCCCATAATGCACCTCGCTCAGCTCGAGCTACCGCAATCCCGTTCTATCTACCGCAGTTCCATCCCAACACTGAAAACGATCGCTGGTGGGGTACAGGTTTCACTGAATGGACTAATGTCACGGCTGCTGCACCTGTTTTTCTAGGACATCATCAACCGCGCCACCCAGCAGATTTAGGTTTCTACGATCTGCGCCTCGACGAAGTTCGGCAACAGCAACAAGATTTAGCCCAGGCGCACGCAATCGCCGGATTCATGTATTACTACTATTGGTTCTCCGGGCAGCGGCTATTGAATTTGCCTATCGAAAAGCTGAAAGATTCCGAAGTTAATACCCCGTTCTGCTTCATGTGGGCCAATGAGAATTGGACGCGCAGCTGGGATGGTCGCCATTCTGACATCTTGGTAGGCCAGGATTATTCAACTGTTCCAGCAGAGCTCTTCATCGAAGACATCATGGAGTTTTTACTCGACGAGCGCTATATCCGAGTAGACGGTAAAGCGGTTATTGCTGTTTATCGCCCTGCACAAATGGATAACTTTGCCGACGTCGTCCACACTTGGCGACGTCGAGCTCGCCAGGCTGGAGTCGGAGAACTTATGGTTCTCGCCGTTGAAGTTTCTCAACAGTTTGACGGAGTGGGCGATAATTGGCGCCAACTGGGCCTGGATGGGACGTTGATGTTCCCACCACATAACCTAACCTGGGAAGGTGCAGCCTTACACAAGTACCGTCCAGATAGAAGATTCAAGGGAAGATTGCTCAGTTATCGTGGCATAGTGCGTCAAGCTATTCGAAAGATTTGGACCTTAGATAGCGAACAATATCCGGGCGTCATGGTCACCTTCGATAACACAGCGCGCAGGCAATGGAAGTCAGATATATGGTGGGGCTCTAACCCCTATACTTTCCATCGTTGGCTCTTAGCCAGCGTCGATTCAGTGATGGATCGAGATCCAGAGCACCGGATCGTGTTCATCAACGCGTGGAATGAATGGGCTGAAGGTGCAGTCTTAGAACCAACCGCGCGCCACGGTAAAACTTATTTACAAGCAGTTCGCAACGTGATGTGGTCTTAA
- a CDS encoding ABC transporter ATP-binding protein, protein MVNAAISAQEVSKIFTIHAESRSTIKERFVRGAAVGKRAFKALDSVSFDVPRGSTFGLIGHNGSGKSTMLKVLAGVYRPTSGKVMVDGRVSALLELGAGFHGELTGRENIYLNGAILGLTKKEINYRIDKIIEFADIGDFIDVPVKVYSSGMTVRLGFAIAVTLDPEILIVDEIIAVGDEDFQRKCFDYLFDLRRRGTTIALVTHSLSLASQLCDEAVWLDHGKSRLLGDVNEVIDGYLSVVNQKEFDRRAGDEDGTETGNSGSRAARQGSGEIRVTGVDILDGKGEKIPFAHVGKPHTFRIHVDCNKPVRNVEVGLGFITEGGVFLSGPNSVATQDTKYDFDIGKSYIDYTVNPLEILPGNYYITAALVDSGHTYDYSDRETSLVVRAEGVVKEPGLIKMHGDWSHIQREV, encoded by the coding sequence ATGGTGAATGCAGCAATATCGGCACAGGAAGTGTCAAAGATTTTTACGATTCATGCCGAATCGAGATCGACAATTAAAGAACGTTTCGTTCGGGGAGCAGCTGTTGGAAAACGTGCGTTTAAAGCTCTCGATAGCGTTAGTTTTGACGTTCCACGAGGCTCGACGTTCGGATTGATCGGCCATAACGGTTCGGGCAAGTCGACGATGTTGAAGGTTTTGGCGGGTGTGTATCGGCCAACCTCAGGAAAAGTCATGGTCGATGGTCGCGTGTCAGCACTTTTGGAGTTAGGTGCTGGGTTCCACGGTGAGCTCACTGGCCGTGAGAATATTTATCTCAATGGCGCTATTTTGGGGTTGACGAAAAAGGAAATCAATTATCGTATCGACAAAATTATTGAATTTGCCGATATTGGCGATTTTATTGATGTTCCAGTTAAAGTTTATTCATCGGGAATGACTGTTCGGTTGGGGTTTGCGATCGCTGTAACTCTAGATCCAGAAATTTTGATTGTCGATGAGATTATCGCGGTGGGCGACGAAGATTTCCAGCGTAAGTGTTTCGATTATTTGTTTGATTTACGACGACGGGGAACCACAATCGCTCTCGTGACCCATTCGTTGAGCTTAGCATCCCAGCTATGTGACGAGGCGGTGTGGCTTGACCACGGCAAGTCCCGGCTTTTAGGTGATGTTAATGAAGTGATTGACGGATACCTGTCAGTTGTTAATCAGAAAGAATTTGATCGCCGAGCTGGCGACGAGGACGGAACTGAGACTGGGAACTCTGGTTCCCGGGCTGCTCGGCAAGGCTCTGGTGAAATACGTGTAACTGGCGTCGATATTCTTGATGGCAAAGGCGAAAAGATTCCGTTTGCACACGTTGGAAAACCACACACGTTCCGGATCCACGTCGATTGCAATAAGCCGGTGCGCAACGTCGAAGTCGGACTCGGCTTCATCACCGAAGGCGGAGTTTTTCTCTCCGGCCCTAATTCGGTTGCCACACAAGATACAAAGTATGACTTTGACATCGGGAAAAGTTACATCGATTACACGGTAAATCCGTTAGAGATTCTTCCCGGAAACTACTATATTACTGCTGCGCTAGTCGATTCTGGGCATACTTACGATTATTCGGATCGAGAGACGTCTCTCGTGGTACGTGCCGAAGGTGTTGTTAAAGAGCCAGGTTTGATTAAAATGCATGGAGACTGGTCACATATCCAGCGAGAGGTTTGA